A part of Botrytis cinerea B05.10 chromosome 2, complete sequence genomic DNA contains:
- the Bcrrp14 gene encoding Bcrrp14, translating into MAESTLQDRLREHAEAFDGLLSLIPAKYYYAEDTSDQWKKKKQTKQQAAAARRAKLDPDSAKTAKDVMDERAKKRKLEESEDVEEGSEVEGIEKELPKQGLKKAVEKPVKKLKTDAESTKETSKSATPKDSTPKKGLTPEEEAAKLEKRNQKEEQKKAKAAKKSAKQKAKREEAAKQVVELPTEDTPASESTTKNDVAEEVTKDTATNKTPTKKTIEHEIAADEEPEHDQEIGHFEAEGLEEPESTKSSPPSSTFSATNEDNTSGGTSTSSTIPPTAPPKHITIPADSEALRSRLAARIEALRAQRKANNPDGTPVRNRQELMDQRRRKEEQRKAHKKELRLQAKIDEEARREAALVSARSSPAGSLLSPLIRSPENNFAFGRVAFADGQGLNEDLTALKAIPKKKGPQDANSALAAAAKKQSRLEAMDPEKRQEIEEKERWLIAKKRVNGEKVRDDTSLLKKTLKRKEATRKKSEKDWGDRMDGVKKASHMKQKKREENLKARRDGKGGKGKKGGKGGKPAGGAKKKSRPGFEGSFGGGGKKK; encoded by the exons ATGGCAGAGAGCACTCTTCAA GACAGACTGCGCGAGCATGCAGAGGCATTCGATGGATTGCTATCCTTGATTCCAGCAAAATACTACTATGCTGAGGACACCAGT GATCaatggaaaaagaagaagcaaaccaagcaacaagctgctgctgcaaGACGCGCAAAGCTTGATCCAGATTCTGCAAAGACCGCAAAGGATGTCATGGATGAAAgagcaaagaagagaaaattggaagagTCTGAGGATGTCGAGGAGGGTTCCGAAGTAGAGggtattgaaaaagaattacCCAAACAAGGATTGAAAAAGGCTGTCGAGAAGCCAGTAAAGAAATTAAAGACCGATGCCGAATCCACAAAAGAGACATCCAAGTCTGCGACGCCAAAAGACTCTACACCCAAGAAAGGTTTGACACCAGAAGAAGAGGCAgcaaaattggaaaagagaAACCAGAAAGAGGAACAGAAGAAGGCAAAGGCAGCCAAGAAGTCAGCCAAACAAAAGGCAAAGAGGGAGGAAGCTGCCAAACAAGTCGTCGAATTACCAACCGAAGACACTCCTGCTAGTGAGTCGACTACAAAAAATGATGTGGCTGAAGAAGTGACCAAGGACACTGCCACTAACAAGACCCCTACCAAAAAGACAATCGAGCATGAAATTGCGGCCGATGAGGAACCAGAGCATGACCAAGAAATTGGTCATTTCGAAGCTGAAGGTCTAGAGGAGCCTGAATCTACCAAATCATCGCCGCCCTCATCTACTTTCTCCGCAACAAACGAGGACAACACCAGTGGAGGtacatccacatcctctACTATCCCTCCTACCGCCCCTCCTAAGCACATCACCATTCCAGCCGACTCCGAAGCTCTCCGTTCTAGATTAGCAGCTCGCATCGAAGCCCTAAGAGCTCAACGTAAAGCGAACAATCCTGACGGTACCCCTGTTCGCAATCGCCAAGAATTAATGGACCAACGTCGCAGAAAGGAAGAGCAACGTAAAGCCCACAAAAAAGAACTCCGACTCCAAGCCAAGATTGACGAGGAGGCTAGACGAGAAGCCGCTTTGGTGTCAGCACGAAGTAGTCCAGCAGGAAGTTTACTCAGCCCTCTAATTCGCTCACCCGAAAACAATTTTGCTTTCGGTAGAGTCGCTTTCGCTGATGGACAAGGTCTCAATGAAGATTTAACCGCACTCAAAGCCATACCAAAAAAGAAGGGTCCACAAGACGCGAATAGTGCACTTGCCGCCGCAGCCAAGAAACAATCTCGATTAGAAGCAATGGATCCCGAAAAACGTCaagaaatcgaagagaaagaaCGTTGGTTGATTGCGAAAAAGCGCGTAAATGGTGAGAAAGTTCGAGACGATACTTCGTTACTGAAGAAAACTCTCAAGAGAAAGGAGGCtacgaggaagaagagcGAAAAGGATTGGGGCGATAGGATGGATGGTGTCAAGAAGGCAAGTCATatgaaacaaaagaagagagaggagaatcTCAAGGCTAGGAGAGATGGGAAgggtggaaagggaaagaagggtGGAAAGGGTGGAAAGCCAGCTGGTGgcgcgaagaagaagagtagGCCGGGTTTTGAGGGTAGTTTTGGAGgcggaggaaagaaaaaataa